Proteins from a genomic interval of Nitrospirota bacterium:
- a CDS encoding chemotaxis protein CheW, which produces MAEIDTDVSAGVTHEIREEDIRVCLFSMGEDLYAIPVELLTEIIISQKIFPVPTTPPHVLGVMNLRGNIVPIVDIRAALSLPRQSSPNQIAIIRHRAVTLGIVVDNVSEVIAVPVSRVLAMPADASAQPGKSRSRFLKSVIQREEGVAGLLNVEQIIEEIKLE; this is translated from the coding sequence TTGGCCGAGATCGACACTGATGTAAGCGCCGGAGTGACCCATGAAATACGGGAGGAGGACATCCGGGTCTGCCTCTTCAGTATGGGCGAGGACCTCTATGCCATTCCGGTTGAACTGCTGACAGAAATCATCATCTCTCAAAAGATATTTCCCGTCCCTACCACTCCACCGCACGTACTCGGGGTCATGAATCTCCGAGGCAACATAGTTCCGATTGTTGACATCCGTGCGGCGCTTTCCCTGCCGCGGCAGTCATCCCCGAATCAGATCGCGATCATCAGGCACCGGGCAGTGACGCTCGGCATCGTCGTCGACAATGTCTCCGAGGTGATCGCCGTGCCCGTCAGCAGAGTGCTCGCGATGCCCGCTGACGCGAGTGCCCAGCCCGGCAAGAGCCGCAGCCGCTTTTTAAAAAGCGTCATTCAGCGGGAAGAGGGCGTGGCAGGCCTGTTGAACGTCGAGCAGATCATCGAAGAGATCAAGCTGGAGTGA
- a CDS encoding response regulator, with translation MAKILIADDSLAELQIFQAALQPTGHTLVTVMDGEAAEEKVKSEKIDLIILDVIMPKKNGFQVCRDIKTNDQFKNIPVIMVTSKDQESDKFWGMKQGADEYLTKPFKPEDLLKAVKKYI, from the coding sequence ATGGCCAAAATACTCATAGCGGACGACAGCTTGGCGGAGCTCCAGATATTCCAGGCGGCTTTGCAGCCGACAGGCCATACGCTGGTGACCGTGATGGACGGTGAAGCCGCCGAGGAAAAGGTAAAGTCCGAGAAGATCGACCTTATCATTCTCGATGTGATCATGCCGAAGAAGAATGGCTTCCAGGTCTGCAGGGACATCAAGACCAATGACCAGTTCAAGAACATCCCCGTCATCATGGTCACCTCGAAAGACCAGGAGAGCGATAAGTTCTGGGGGATGAAACAGGGCGCCGATGAGTATTTAACCAAGCCGTTCAAGCCGGAAGACCTGCTGAAGGCCGTGAAAAAGTACATCTGA
- a CDS encoding DUF4388 domain-containing protein — MAGEKILNIDDSPTVQRLIEMILSSQGYKVVLASDGEAGIAMAKAEKPEVILVDFVMPKMNGFQVCKTLKEDPEFQDTPIILVTSKGDKVGSKFIDVLGITEYFTKPFQPEELLAKIREVIDGRKAAAQAKTAREVKRASPAAPAAPSSPSPAQPAYAAAAQSSGLEALVRDIVEKTLEEFVRMRLPDIIRQELGKGPAPTNAGIQGNLASFRIVEVMQMLGLQRQTGKLAISRQNEHADIYFRDGAVVFASSYSGQDGGIEALLKKTCRLAEESLKYVERIAEMTAKPIDSVLAQEKLLDLKTFGECLRRHTESAVYRVMSWRDGDFVFERSSPPQFTTQLQIKVDDLLLEGARRADEWTLIQQKIPSFAAVFEAMIGNAEELTTRGMSDTDMTVFSLIDGRRTIQEIIDLSCLSEFDVAKSMFILLSVNLIRKRK; from the coding sequence TTGGCTGGGGAAAAAATATTAAACATAGACGACAGCCCGACGGTCCAGCGGTTGATCGAGATGATCCTGTCGTCTCAAGGATACAAGGTCGTCCTTGCCTCCGACGGCGAGGCAGGCATCGCCATGGCCAAGGCGGAAAAGCCCGAGGTTATCCTCGTCGACTTCGTGATGCCCAAGATGAACGGGTTCCAGGTATGCAAGACTCTGAAGGAAGACCCGGAATTCCAGGACACTCCCATCATCCTCGTAACGTCAAAGGGCGACAAGGTCGGGAGCAAGTTCATCGACGTTCTTGGCATCACCGAATATTTTACGAAGCCCTTTCAACCGGAGGAGCTTCTCGCAAAGATCCGCGAGGTCATCGACGGGCGAAAAGCCGCCGCACAGGCGAAAACGGCCCGCGAAGTAAAGAGGGCTTCTCCCGCTGCTCCCGCCGCCCCGTCCTCGCCTTCACCGGCTCAACCGGCCTATGCCGCCGCAGCGCAGTCATCGGGACTGGAAGCTCTGGTCCGGGATATTGTGGAAAAGACACTCGAAGAGTTCGTCCGCATGAGGCTTCCCGACATCATCCGGCAGGAACTCGGGAAGGGACCGGCACCTACCAATGCCGGCATCCAGGGCAACCTCGCGAGCTTCCGGATCGTCGAGGTGATGCAGATGCTCGGCTTGCAGCGTCAGACCGGCAAGCTTGCCATCTCCCGCCAGAACGAGCATGCCGACATTTATTTCCGTGACGGGGCTGTCGTGTTTGCCTCATCCTATAGTGGACAGGACGGTGGTATCGAAGCGCTGCTCAAAAAAACGTGCCGGTTGGCCGAAGAGAGCCTGAAATACGTCGAGCGCATCGCCGAAATGACGGCAAAGCCGATCGACAGCGTGCTTGCCCAGGAGAAGCTGCTCGACCTGAAGACCTTCGGGGAGTGCCTCCGCAGGCATACCGAGTCCGCCGTCTACAGGGTCATGTCCTGGCGCGATGGCGACTTTGTCTTCGAGAGATCGTCGCCGCCCCAGTTCACGACACAGCTCCAGATCAAGGTTGACGACCTGCTTCTCGAGGGCGCGCGCCGGGCTGACGAGTGGACCCTGATCCAGCAGAAGATCCCGAGCTTCGCGGCGGTCTTCGAGGCCATGATCGGGAATGCCGAGGAGCTGACGACGCGGGGCATGAGCGATACGGACATGACGGTCTTCTCCCTCATCGACGGCAGGCGGACGATTCAGGAGATCATCGACCTGTCCTGTCTGAGCGAGTTCGATGTGGCGAAGAGCATGTTCATCCTTCTCTCCGTGAATCTGATCCGGAAACGGAAATAA